The following is a genomic window from Deltaproteobacteria bacterium.
TCTTGGCCTCGGCTTCGTCGCTGTGGGCCGAGAGCTGCACCGTCCACCCCGTGCCGGTGGGCGGTTCGGGCGGCCCGGCGGGCTCGACCGGCGCGGGCGGCGGCATGGCGGCCGGCGCACCGATCGGTCCGGGCGAGACGGGGCTCTTGATTCCGGACTCGGGCGGCGGCAGCGGCATGGCGGAGGCGGGCGTCGGCGACGCACTGACGGGCAGCACCATCGTGTCGGAACCGGGGGTCGCGGCGGGGGTCGCGCCGATGTCGCTTCCGGTGACCGTCAGTCCCTCGGCGACGATCGTCTCCGGCGTGGGCGCCACGCCCTCGGCGGAGCCTTCCATCGCGGACAGGCGGCCAAGACCCGTGCCCACCACCACGCCGAGCGCAAACACGATGACGAGAATCGCCAGCAGCCCCGAGAAAATAAAGGCGATCTGACGATTGTCGAGTTCGAGCGTGATCTTGTTGCGGAACTTGCGCAGATCCCGCAT
Proteins encoded in this region:
- a CDS encoding SPOR domain-containing protein, with amino-acid sequence MRDLRKFRNKITLELDNRQIAFIFSGLLAILVIVFALGVVVGTGLGRLSAMEGSAEGVAPTPETIVAEGLTVTGSDIGATPAATPGSDTMVLPVSASPTPASAMPLPPPESGIKSPVSPGPIGAPAAMPPPAPVEPAGPPEPPTGTGWTVQLSAHSDEAEAKTRQQSWIGKGVQAYIVKAELGSKGTWYRLRVGKFANKSGADQYAAALAAKEGIKPYVTTIGP